One Trichoderma atroviride chromosome 7, complete sequence DNA segment encodes these proteins:
- a CDS encoding uncharacterized protein (EggNog:ENOG41): MAATRMPPTDEGVEDVHRLHEEDDGHEEDQVNEEEREEEEELDDDDDATASDSNSNYSTASEDALPPIHAYGHVYHGSGRMVTPNDRHENARQGHQHELFTLCLGGALTFTKLPLDKLELDPEASPFHILDVGCGGGHWAMEMALTNPLVDVLGIELSSANLPKEVPPNLTFEIADAAEPWPPRLYDFVHLRNLVGGGIRDWKRLIVQAFDHLKPGGQLEFTEVTPLFFAVDPDPLAETPSEASSGGAGDADKPRADVGAAAIEYGAVFAEISAAQGIDFDPTPKVRPWLVEVGAESVRERSDWLPVRNWARDPVTNKKGEILNKMLAPGCDHWTLRMFGLAGWEEQKTRDLLGRVMEEYKDPLLRSCIKVTFISARKPFEKSSKLKGDRTL, encoded by the exons atggcggcgacgaggatgccTCCCACCGACGAGGGCGTTGAAGACGTCCATCGTCTacacgaagaagatgatggccatgaagaagatcaggtcaatgaagaagagagagaagaagaagaagagctcgacgacgacgacgacgccacGGCCAGCGACTCCAACTCCAACTACTCGACGGCCTCGGAAGACGCCCTGCCGCCCATCCACGCCTACGGCCACGTCTACCACGGCTCCGGCCGCATGGTGACGCCCAACGACCGCCACGAGAACGCGCGCCAGGGCCACCAGCACGAGCTCTTCACGCTGTGCCTCGGCGGCGCCCTGACCTTTACCAAGCTGCCCCTGGACAAGCTCGAGCTGGACCCCGAGGCCTCGCCCTTCCACATCCTCGACgtcggctgcggcggcggccactgggccatggagatggcgctgACCAACCCGCTCGTCGACGTGCTGGGCATCGAGCTGAGCAGCGCCAACCTGCCCAAGGAGGTGCCGCCCAACCTGACGTTTGAGATTGCCGACGCCGCCGAGCCCTGGCCGCCGCGGCTGTACGACTTTGTCCACCTGCGGAATctcgtcggcggcggcatccgCGACTGGAAGCGCCTCATTGTGCAGGCCTTTGACCACCTCAAGCCCGGCGGCCAGCTCGAGTTCACCGAGGTCAcgccgctcttcttcgccgtcgaCCCGGACCCGCTGGCCGAGACGCCCTCGGAGGCATCTTCCGGCGGTGCTGGCGACGCGGACAAGCCCCGGGCCGATGTGGGTGCCGCGGCGATCGAGTACGGCGCCGTGTTTGCCGAGATTTCGGCCGCGCAGGGCATCGACTTCGATCCGACGCCCAAAGTACGGCCGTGGCTGGTGGAGGTTGGCGCCGAGAGCGTGAGGGAGCGGTCGGACTGGCTGCCGGTGCGCAACTGGGCACGAGATCCGGTGACGAACAAAAAGGGCGAGATCCTCAACAAGATGCTTGCTCCGGGCTGTGACCACTGGACGCTGCGGATGTTTGGCCTTGCGGGCTgggaagagcaaaagacgcGCGACTTGCTGGGGCGAGTCATGGAGGAGTACAAGGATCCTCTGCTGAGGAGCTGCATCAAAGT AACATTCATATCTGCAAGAAAACCTTTTgaaaagagcagcaagcTCAAGGGAGACAGAACTCTCTAA